A genomic window from Solanum stenotomum isolate F172 chromosome 10, ASM1918654v1, whole genome shotgun sequence includes:
- the LOC125878278 gene encoding PX domain-containing protein EREL2-like isoform X1, translating into MQRQIPPKHRHDGTSPLPLGMDWSPPPKNWAGRETVWPHDPHTGWSYCVTIPSWVVLAKTTNSDPIVFYRVLVGLQSPEGNTTTRVILRRFNDFLKFLAALKRIFPRKNIPPAPPKGFLRMKTRILLEERRSSLEEWMTKLLSDIDVSRSVPVASFLELEAAARSSFLDETQHASESNPSVNSSVSSLQIHPNVSLSAIAASSSLTSDYGSDTAYEISDVGTPRLGRDNNSDFGTDDLSLDEDVTSPIDKFVKYGMSNIDEGLFMGQAILEQLGNYPRHRVHNRENNKANGNASKLSDLSVGTDGMNGLSLERENTKVIRHGRKLSAESIGSDTSSQRGSELSGSAIPNLYGQGPVEIPRVGETSANIENTDLLLPRDVQLLLPSDQRQKMNRVLATMQRRLITAKTDMEDLISRLNQEIAVKDYLTTKVKDLEVELEATKQKSKENLEQAILIERERVTQMQWDMEELRRKSLEMELQLNSHKGKLGNASMEDYASQEKDRVLQELDATKQKLNELQKQHQELEVKSKADVKVLIKEVKSLRGSQADLRKQLNHSLEEKLEAERLYEEERLANEQARASFRKLLHECQVLRQRFEECNINLVNENEDDLFMDHPSCSDALKLLTTYDNQINFLLAEVNADEGTDSSSPTAEEMNEVDSDSWTVDKKLRNMLTNILVDNGKLRKQVNSVIRYTLKKKMSSPGESESPSSEMYKTSI; encoded by the exons TTTTACAGGGTTTTGGTTGGCTTACAATCACCAGAAGGGAATACAACTACACGGGTCATATTAAGAAGGTTCAATgatttcttgaagtttcttgcTGCT CTGAAAAGAATATTTCCAAGGAAGAATATTCCTCCTGCGCCACCCAAGGGTTTCTTGCGGATGAAAACTAGAATCCTCCTAGAAGAG AGACGGTCCTCCTTGGAGGAGTGGATGACCAAACTACTATCTGATATTGATGTATCAAGAAGTGTTCCAGTGGCATCTTTTCTTGAACTGGAAGCTGCTGCTAGATCTT CATTCCTAGATGAAACCCAACATGCTTCTGAATCAAATCCTTCTGTGAATAGTTCTGTTTCTTCTCTTCAAATTCATCCTAATGTAAGCTTGTCTGCAATAGCTGCGAGTTCATCACTCACATCAGATTATGGTAGTGACACAGCTTATGAGATATCTGATGTTGGCACACCACGCCTTGGAAGGGATAATAACTCTGATTTTGGGACAGATGATCTCTCTTTGGATGAAGATGTAACAAGTCCAATAGATAAGTTTGTGAAGTATGGGATGTCCAACATTGATGAGGGCTTGTTCATGGGTCAGGCTATTCTAGAACAACTTGGAAATTATCCTAGACATAGGGTGCACAATAGAGAGAACAATAAAGCTAATGGAAATGCTTCCAAATTGTCTGATCTTTCTGTTGGTACTGATGGTATGAACGGACTCTCTTTGGAGCGGGAGAACACCAAAGTTATCCGTCATGGTAGGAAGTTATCAGCTGAGAGCATTGGAAGCGATACAAGTTCCCAAAGGGGCAGTGAATTGTCAGGTTCAGCAATTCCCAATTTATATGGACAAGGGCCGGTTGAAATCCCCAGAGTGGGTGAGACGTCAGCAAACATTGAGAACACTGACTTACTGCTGCCAAGGGATGTGCAATTATTACTTCCTTCAGATCAGCGCCAAAAAATGAACAGGGTGCTTGCAACCATGCAAAGGAGACTAATAACAGCAAAAACTGACATGGAGGATCTTATCTCAAGATTAAATCAGGAAATTGCTGTGAAAGACTACCTCACAACAAAG GTTAAGGATTTGGAAGTGGAGCTCGAGGCTACTAAACAGAAAAGCAAAGAAAACCTTGAGCAAGCAATCTTGATTGAAAGGGAAAGGGTCACCCAGATGCAGTGGGATATGGAAGAGCTTCGGCGGAAGTCATTGGAAATGGAACTGCAATTGAACTCACATAAG GGTAAACTGGGCAATGCTTCAATGGAAGACTATGCCAGTCAGGAGAAAGACAGAGTCTTGCAGGAGTTGGATGCCACAAAGCAGAAGCTTAATGAGTTGCAGAAACAACATCAAGAACTTGAAGTAAAATCAAAAGCTGATGTTAAAGTTCTCATTAAAGAAGTAAAATCACTCCGAGGCTCACAAGCAGATTTGAGGAAGCAGCTAAATCATTCTCTTGAAGAAAAATTGGAGGCTGAG AGACTCTATGAAGAGGAGAGGCTAGCCAATGAACAAGCAAGGGCATCTTTCAGGAAGCTGCTACATGAATGCCAAGTTCTTCGACAGCGCTTTGAGGAGTGCAACATAAATTTAGTCAACGAAAACGAAGATGACCTTTTCATGGATCATCCCTCATGCTCAGATGCTTTGAAACTCCTTACAACCTATGACAACCAAATCAACTTTCTCCTTGCAGAG GTGAACGCAGATGAAGGAACAGATTCCTCTTCTCCTACTGCTGAGGAAATGAATGAAGTAGATAGCGATTCCTGGACTGTAGATAAAAAGTTGAGAAACATGTTGACTAATATCCTTGTTGATAATGGTAAGTTGAGGAAACAGGTGAACTCAGTCATCCGTTATACTctgaaaaagaaaatgtcaTCTCCTGGAGAGAGTGAAAGCCCTTCGAGTGAAATGTACAAAACAAGCATTTAG
- the LOC125878278 gene encoding PX domain-containing protein EREL2-like isoform X2 → MQRQIPPKHRHDGTSPLPLGMDWSPPPKNWAGRETVWPHDPHTGWSYCVTIPSWVVLAKTTNSDPIVFYRVLVGLQSPEGNTTTRVILRRFNDFLKFLAALKRIFPRKNIPPAPPKGFLRMKTRILLEERRSSLEEWMTKLLSDIDVSRSVPVASFLELEAAARSYETQHASESNPSVNSSVSSLQIHPNVSLSAIAASSSLTSDYGSDTAYEISDVGTPRLGRDNNSDFGTDDLSLDEDVTSPIDKFVKYGMSNIDEGLFMGQAILEQLGNYPRHRVHNRENNKANGNASKLSDLSVGTDGMNGLSLERENTKVIRHGRKLSAESIGSDTSSQRGSELSGSAIPNLYGQGPVEIPRVGETSANIENTDLLLPRDVQLLLPSDQRQKMNRVLATMQRRLITAKTDMEDLISRLNQEIAVKDYLTTKVKDLEVELEATKQKSKENLEQAILIERERVTQMQWDMEELRRKSLEMELQLNSHKGKLGNASMEDYASQEKDRVLQELDATKQKLNELQKQHQELEVKSKADVKVLIKEVKSLRGSQADLRKQLNHSLEEKLEAERLYEEERLANEQARASFRKLLHECQVLRQRFEECNINLVNENEDDLFMDHPSCSDALKLLTTYDNQINFLLAEVNADEGTDSSSPTAEEMNEVDSDSWTVDKKLRNMLTNILVDNGKLRKQVNSVIRYTLKKKMSSPGESESPSSEMYKTSI, encoded by the exons TTTTACAGGGTTTTGGTTGGCTTACAATCACCAGAAGGGAATACAACTACACGGGTCATATTAAGAAGGTTCAATgatttcttgaagtttcttgcTGCT CTGAAAAGAATATTTCCAAGGAAGAATATTCCTCCTGCGCCACCCAAGGGTTTCTTGCGGATGAAAACTAGAATCCTCCTAGAAGAG AGACGGTCCTCCTTGGAGGAGTGGATGACCAAACTACTATCTGATATTGATGTATCAAGAAGTGTTCCAGTGGCATCTTTTCTTGAACTGGAAGCTGCTGCTAGATCTT ATGAAACCCAACATGCTTCTGAATCAAATCCTTCTGTGAATAGTTCTGTTTCTTCTCTTCAAATTCATCCTAATGTAAGCTTGTCTGCAATAGCTGCGAGTTCATCACTCACATCAGATTATGGTAGTGACACAGCTTATGAGATATCTGATGTTGGCACACCACGCCTTGGAAGGGATAATAACTCTGATTTTGGGACAGATGATCTCTCTTTGGATGAAGATGTAACAAGTCCAATAGATAAGTTTGTGAAGTATGGGATGTCCAACATTGATGAGGGCTTGTTCATGGGTCAGGCTATTCTAGAACAACTTGGAAATTATCCTAGACATAGGGTGCACAATAGAGAGAACAATAAAGCTAATGGAAATGCTTCCAAATTGTCTGATCTTTCTGTTGGTACTGATGGTATGAACGGACTCTCTTTGGAGCGGGAGAACACCAAAGTTATCCGTCATGGTAGGAAGTTATCAGCTGAGAGCATTGGAAGCGATACAAGTTCCCAAAGGGGCAGTGAATTGTCAGGTTCAGCAATTCCCAATTTATATGGACAAGGGCCGGTTGAAATCCCCAGAGTGGGTGAGACGTCAGCAAACATTGAGAACACTGACTTACTGCTGCCAAGGGATGTGCAATTATTACTTCCTTCAGATCAGCGCCAAAAAATGAACAGGGTGCTTGCAACCATGCAAAGGAGACTAATAACAGCAAAAACTGACATGGAGGATCTTATCTCAAGATTAAATCAGGAAATTGCTGTGAAAGACTACCTCACAACAAAG GTTAAGGATTTGGAAGTGGAGCTCGAGGCTACTAAACAGAAAAGCAAAGAAAACCTTGAGCAAGCAATCTTGATTGAAAGGGAAAGGGTCACCCAGATGCAGTGGGATATGGAAGAGCTTCGGCGGAAGTCATTGGAAATGGAACTGCAATTGAACTCACATAAG GGTAAACTGGGCAATGCTTCAATGGAAGACTATGCCAGTCAGGAGAAAGACAGAGTCTTGCAGGAGTTGGATGCCACAAAGCAGAAGCTTAATGAGTTGCAGAAACAACATCAAGAACTTGAAGTAAAATCAAAAGCTGATGTTAAAGTTCTCATTAAAGAAGTAAAATCACTCCGAGGCTCACAAGCAGATTTGAGGAAGCAGCTAAATCATTCTCTTGAAGAAAAATTGGAGGCTGAG AGACTCTATGAAGAGGAGAGGCTAGCCAATGAACAAGCAAGGGCATCTTTCAGGAAGCTGCTACATGAATGCCAAGTTCTTCGACAGCGCTTTGAGGAGTGCAACATAAATTTAGTCAACGAAAACGAAGATGACCTTTTCATGGATCATCCCTCATGCTCAGATGCTTTGAAACTCCTTACAACCTATGACAACCAAATCAACTTTCTCCTTGCAGAG GTGAACGCAGATGAAGGAACAGATTCCTCTTCTCCTACTGCTGAGGAAATGAATGAAGTAGATAGCGATTCCTGGACTGTAGATAAAAAGTTGAGAAACATGTTGACTAATATCCTTGTTGATAATGGTAAGTTGAGGAAACAGGTGAACTCAGTCATCCGTTATACTctgaaaaagaaaatgtcaTCTCCTGGAGAGAGTGAAAGCCCTTCGAGTGAAATGTACAAAACAAGCATTTAG